A window of the Lactuca sativa cultivar Salinas chromosome 5, Lsat_Salinas_v11, whole genome shotgun sequence genome harbors these coding sequences:
- the LOC111899211 gene encoding T-complex protein 1 subunit beta: protein MAVERLFKDEATEEKGERARMASFVGAMAIADLVKTTLGPKGMDKILQSTGRGHSVTVTNDGATILKSLHIDNPAAKVLIDISKVQDDEVGDGTTSVVVLAGELLREAEKLVATKIHPMTIISGYRMAADCARNALLQRVVDNKEDAEKFRSDLMKIAKTTLSSKILSQDKEHFATLAVDAVMRLKGSTNLESIQIIKKAGGSLKDSFLDEGFILDKKIGLGQPKRIENANILVANTAMDTDKVKIYGARVRVDSMAKVAQIEGAEKEKMREKVQKIIGHGINCFVNRQLIYNFPEELFADAGILAIEHADFDGIERLALVTGGEIASTFDNPESVKLGHCKLIEEIMIGEDKLIHFSGVEMGQACTIVLRGASFHVLDEAERSLHDALCVLSQTVNDSRVLLGGGWPEMVMAKAVDELARKTPGKKSHAIDAFSRALLAIPTTIADNAGLDSAELIAQLRAEHHKENSNAGIDVITGSVGDMSVLGISEAFKVKQGVLLSATEAAEMILRVDEIITCAPRRREDRM from the exons ATGGCG GTTGAAAGACTTTTTAAAGATGAAGCTACAGAAGAAAAGGGTGAAAGAGCCCGAATG GCATCCTTTGTTGGAGCCATGGCAATAGCTGACTTGGTAAAGACAACATTAGGACCCAAGGGAATg GATAAAATATTACAGTCAACAGGTAGAGGACATAGTGTGACAGTGACTAACGATGGTGCCACAATCTTGAAGTCCCTTCATATTGATAACCCTGCTGCTAAAGTCCTCATTG ATATCTCAAAAGTGCAAGATGATGAAGTGGGTGATGGGACTACTTCAGTGGTGGTCTTGGCTGGTGAACTTTTAAGGGAGGCTGAGAAATTGGTAGCCACAAAAATTCATCCGATGACAATAATATCAG GTTATCGTATGGCTGCTGACTGTGCCCGAAATGCATTGTTACAGAGGGTGGTGGATAACAAAGAAGATGCAG AGAAATTTAGGTCAGACTTAATGAAGATTGCAAAGACCACATTGAGTTCTAAAATTCTTTCACAAGACAAGGAACACTTTGCAACATTGGCTGTTGATGCTGTTATGAGGCTAAAA GGTAGCACAAACTTGGAGTCAATCCAGATCATCAAGAAGGCTGGAGGTTCACTAAAGGACTCCTTTTTGGATGAGGG ATTTATTCTAGACAAAAAGATTGGTCTGGGACAACCGAAACGCATAGAAAACGCAAACATTCTGGTAGCAAACACAGCAATGGACACGGACAAAGTGAAAATCTACGGGGCCCGAGTCCGAGTCGACTCAATGGCCAAAGTTGCTCAAATCGAAGGAGCCGAGAAGGAaaaaatgagagagaaagttCAAAAAATCATCGGTCACGGCATCAATTGCTTTGTTAACAGACAATTAATCTACaatttccccgaggagttgtttGCAGATGCAGGAATTCTCGCAATCGAGCATGCTGATTTTGATGGAATCGAGCGCTTGGCTTTGGTCACTGGTGGTGAAATTGCATCCACTTTCGATAATCCAGAATCAGTCAAACTTGGTCATTGTAAACTCATTGAAGAAATTATGATTGGTGAAGATAAGTTGATTCACTTTTCGGGTGTTGAAATGGGCCAGGCATGTACCATTGTTTTGAGAGGTGCAAG TTTTCATGTACTGGATGAGGCGGAAAGGTCTCTGCACGATGCATTATGTGTGCTGTCTCAGACGGTAAATGACAGCAGGGTTCTTCTGGGCGGTGGGTGGCCGGAGATGGTGATGGCAAAGGCGGTGGATGAGCTGGCGCGTAAAACACCCGGGAAAAAATCCCATGCGATTGATGCTTTTTCGCGGGCCCTACTTGCAATCCCAACAACTATTGCTGACAATGCTGGATTAGATAGTGCTGAGTTGATTGCTCAACTTAGGGCAGAGCACCACAAAGAGAACAGCAATGCTGGGATTGATGTCATTACTGGCTCT GTTGGAGATATGTCTGTGCTTGGGATATCGGAGGCGTTTAAGGTGAAACAGGGTGTATTGCTGTCTGCAACTGAGGCTGCAGAGATGATTCTAAGAGTTGATGAGATCATCACATGTGCCCCAAGGAGGAGAGAAGACAGAATGTGA
- the LOC111899216 gene encoding uncharacterized protein LOC111899216 has translation MYYCKRFYRKILECYELDISSPEKINILDAINLAVSAWRNVKQESIENCFRHCKICLANPTGSNDLNDVNFGEDIRELENLITGMHYRHKMDVNELLDYPGENNECYEVQSIGEIIADTVQNLVDDDSI, from the coding sequence atgtactactgtaaaaGGTTTTATCGTAAGATTTTGGAATGTTATGAGTTGGACATTTCTTCCCCAGAAAAGATTAATATTTTAGATGCCATAAACTTGGCTGTCTCGGCTTGGAGAAATGTGAAACAGGAGTCCATAGAAAATTGCTTTCGACACTGTAAAATTTGTTTGGCTAATCCAACCGGCTCAAATGATTTAAACGATGTAAATTTTGGAGAAGACATTCGTGAGCTTGAGAACTTGATTACGGGAATGCATTATCGGCACAAAATGGATGTGAATGAGTTGTTGGATTATCCAGGTGAAAATAATGAATGTTACGAGGTTCAAAGCATTGGAGAAATTATCGCGGATACCGTTCAAAATTTAGTTGATGATGATTCAATATAA